AGACTGAAGAAGCAGAGCTCTGGGTTCTAGCCACGTGAATTTACAGGGAAAATATCACTTAAACCGACTGAGCCTGTTTGCTCTTCTGTCCCAGGAATCTTTGTGATTGGTACACTCCCTAAACGTGGACTGGTAATCCAGCTTCCACACCTCACAAATTTGAAAGGCAAATGAAATTATGGATGTAAAAACATTTGGGTTTTGTAAAGTGGTTGGCACTTAGTGTGAggactgctaagtcgcttcagtcgtgtccacctctttgtgaccctatgggctgtagcccaccaggctcctctgtccatgggattccccaggcaagaatactagagtgagttgccatgccctcctccaggacaagATTATCATCAAACAGTAACCACATCCAATACTGAGCAAGTTCAAAGGCAAGCATTAGGGTAGCAACCACAGTCAAACCATGCTTTTATTAAATTAAGTTTTATCATGTAGGCAGATCCTATAACAAAGCCCAGGAGAGCTTAAAGTAtgtatctctgtctgtctgtaaagtgtgtgtatatacaatgatttttttcaattGGGCAGTAAGTTTCTAGTTAGAGAATCGCACATTTTACAATCAGTGGGCTTTGATTTGCTGAAGTGTATTACTATAACGCATCATTATGGCAGTTCCATGCTCGTAACTGCTCCCTTGTGTAGCCATAATTATGTCTtgcattttacagacgaggaggAGAGGTACAGAGACTTGTCAGGGTCACAGACACAAATGAAAGGCAAGTCCAGGACCCCAGGCACTTCCACTGGCCCTAAAGCGTGTGACCGGGCCTCGAGCAGGCCTGACACCTGTGTGTTATGCTTTCTCCCATGGTGACAGGACGTCTTCTGTGGGGTTTAGATCCTCAGAGGAGGTGGGGGCTGTGTGTGCGCATGCTGCTTGCTGAGCTAGGGTTCTGAGGTGAAGGctgtgcttttctttattttttttctaatttttcttgaaatacagttgatttacaatatcctattagtttcaggtgtacaagtgattcagttatacacatacctCTACCAATATattcttctttagattcttttcccttataggtctttacaagatattgagtagaatcccctgtgccatacagtagatccttgtttacCTGTTTCATATATTgtagtatgtatattttaaccCCAACCTTCTAATTTACCCCTCTCCCTCTGACCGCTTTGGTAAgcagaagtttgttttttatgactgtgagtctgtttctgttttgtaaataagttcatctgcatcattttttagattccacgtttaagtgatatcatatggtatttgtctttgtctgacttactatacttagtatgatagtctctagatCCTTCCACGTTGCCacaaatgttattatttcattcttttttgtgactgagtaatagtcACAATAGTCAGCCcataatggactattactcagccatcaaagaGATATACCATATCGTCTTCATCCGTTtgtctgtagatggacatttaggttgtggGCCATGCTTTTAAACCTCATATCTCCTCCTTGCCCTCAGCTCGAGTGTCAGTCATATGGAAACGGAGCCCACTTGGCATCTGTCCTGAGTTTGAAGGAAGCCAGCACCATAGCAAAGTACATAGGTGCCTACCAAAGAAACAAGCCGGTGTGGATTGGCCTGCAGGACCCGCAGAAGGTAACCTCAGACCTGGCCCACTGATGGCCCCTTGGCAGAAGCAGATAGACAGCGCCTGTCTGGGAAACGGCCCCAGGCCCACTGACAAGGGCACACACAACAGATCTTCAGTCACCTGCCTCCAGCTGATGGAGGCCAAGGCTTCCAGGTTAGGGACAAAGCCATGTCCTCTGCTTACAGACCTATCCATTTAGAGCCCTCTCAAgtctttttaaacacaaaattacCAGCTCCTCAGAGCCTTTCAAAAAAAAGTTTCTGTAAGTATATAGgggcatatacatatacaaataaacacagacacacacagagagcctCATTATGAGATCCCGCTTAATTAAATTCCAGTTAGATCTTGAGTTAAAGTGGAAAGCTTTCAGTTAAGCTTTTCGCTAGATGCCATCACGTGTTTTATGCCATCCTTAACTTTCTTCACTGgcctttcattttcctctgtcAGTACCTCTTTGTAAGAAATGACATGTGAGGTTGCTGAAGTCTCTGTGTGGGAACTGCAATTTATAGATTCTTTGTGGGGCTTCTATGTTAACCAAAAAGCACAAAGACTACAAGGAGAAAAATCCTAGACTTTGTGTTTCTTAATAAACTTTGCTATAGATGTTACAAATAATTTATACTGTTAATTCTACATTGTTAGTATTCACACTACTATCAACCAGAGCCCTCTCATTCAAAGATAGGATAAATCTTTACATCTATTTCTatctgagttttaaatttttatttatttttttaattgaaggaattTCTGccaggttttttaaatttaattttttacctTCATGACTGAGGCTAATAAACAGCCTAACGAATTGTGCAATGAATgtatcaaagaaatacaaattagaaTAACAATATAATTTGACTCAGATTACTAGATGTTTGCTTTGTcttaatgaataatatttttaagataaggAGAAATTTCCCAGTAAATGACGGTATAAATTCCTACAACTGAACTGTTTTTGAAAAGCAGTTTGGGAATGCATTTTAATATCCTTAAAATATTCATGCCCCTTGGTCATTAATTTTACTTCTGGgattctagttttaaaaaataattttaagtacagAAACAGCTTTACAAATAAAATTGTTCATAGCGGTATTCTTTGCAATAATTGTAAATTGGAAACAACATAAACATCAATCAATAGGAGAATCAGTAAGGAAAATTGTGGTACATTCTTaccattaaaaaatgtttggaaagcaaaatactacaaaattgaatatatatgttttaaaggcTACCACATTTTTCAGTACATAAAAATATTGTGATAGATAAAAATGGTTACACCACAAGTAAATATGGTAAAATATTAGTAATGTTGTCTTCCTTAAGGTTAAATGGAGTGACTTTTCTATTTTCCCTTCACACATTTCTGTGCCTTCCCAAGTTTTACAGTGAAAGCTGTGTTTAAGGGGGCTGCGGTGACCATCTGGGCTGTGAGCAGGTGGGCAGGCTGATGTGTACGTGTCTCCCATCTCCTGTCATTGCAGAAGCATCAATGGCAGTGGGTCGATGGAGCCGTGTATGCTTACAGATCCTTGTCTGGCAAGTCCGTGGGTGAGAACAAGTACTGTGCTGTGATGAATGCCAAGACCAGTAAGTTCTACCACATCTCTTCCTGAATCCCAGCTCCTTCTCTTTCCTGTTAAGAGCGAAGCTGGACTTTGACTCCTCTTTGCACCATTTCACACCAACAACTCTACAGGACAGTGGCCTTGTCCCAGACTTTACTCACTGACCATTTGTGACCATGTCACAATCTTTGCCATATCAGTGTACCAGCCATTCagttatcaatattttcttttgctccaatcacttttttcttttttttatttttcagtaactcattttaactgaaatatagttgattaaccatGTTGCATTAATTACTGCTATGTAGCAAATGATTACATTCGCTTTTTTTATGttcactttttaatgttttttttatcatagtaaaagtcacataatataaaacacacTATTTTAACCATGTTTAACTGTATAGCTCAGTAGCACTAAGGACATACACActgttgtgcaactctcaccattctccatctcccaaatttttcacctctttaaactgaaactctgtccccattaaacactaaatcccccttccctctccccacacccctctccccaccccaatccctggcatctaccaatgacctttctgactctatgagtttgactattctaggtatctcatataagtggaatcaaatagtatttgtctgcacctactgtatattggaatgcatttttaagattAACTTAATATATGGCCTATGAGCAGATTGAACCCTCTTTTTCCCACtgagctacacagtaggttcccattagttatctattttatacatagtagtatatatgtgtcagtccccatctcccagcccatcccctccccttttccctctaggtgtccatacatttgttctctacatctgtgtctctgtttatCTAAAATTCTGTCCTATACCATGAGGGAGAAATATGTCACATTTGGGGAAACCCAGGCAACAGGGAGCAAATATGTGTGACTGCTTTCAGGCTTCTTGACAGTCAGGGTTCCCCACGAGCCCTAGAAACCTCACTTTGCCTGCATTCTTCCCTCATATTCTCTGAGTTTCATCCCAGAAAATAGAGCCCAGAACCTCGGCTGCAGGCTGGCACTCACTGCAGCCTCTTCAGTTCTCTTGCCTGCCTTCAAGCTTTGCTTTTCATGCTAATATGTTAGGGTTTTCAGCCTTGCTACAAAAGTCATTTGGGGTGGGTAATGCTTTGTTGTGGGAGCTGCCCTGTGCATTGTAGGGTTAGCATTCCCTAGTCACTAACCGGCAGATACCagcagcatacacacacacacatacaccatttgtaacaaccaaaaatgtctgcCGACTTTGCTAAATGTcccctgaaagtgttagttgctcagtcctgtccaactctttgcaaccccgtaaactgtagcctgacagactcctctgtccttggaatttgccagacaagagtactggagcgggtagccattctcttctccaggggatcttcctgacccagggatcgaacctacatctcctgcattggcaggcagattctttaccgtctgagccaccaggaaagccctaaatgTCCCCTGGGGGGACAAAATCACTCCTATAGGAGAACCACGGCTAATAAGTGAcatgaaaaggaaacagaatgtCAAAGATGCAAAAGATGCTTGATCTGAAAGAGAACATCCCAGTGTGTTTGAAAAGGCCTTCGTAGCGTCACCAGGATTCCCCCACTAGCCAGGGCGTGAGCCTGGGCAGGGCCAGGACTGAGAACTCAGGTACTGGGGCTCAGGTGGAAAGGGACTTGGAGCAGGTTTACTATTATCTGAAGAACAAAGGTTATATGCACACAAGAATGAGAAAACTTTCTGACAGCAAAGTGATGGACACGTGGAGACAAACTCTGAGGTGAGCTCTAAGCAAACCTTCGGAGGTAAGTGGGTCATATCACAGACCAAGGAAGGATTTCCCACAGTCTGGAAGGGGCTACAGCTGCTGTTTAAGGAATAAGTCATCTCTGATGGAAGGAATACACCAAGACCAATGTGCAGAAGCTACCAAAATGTATATTTCTATCCAAGCTAAGGAAAATATTCTGAACAATCAGTACTGTCCAAAATTATAATGAGCTACCCTAGAAAGTAGTAAGAAACCTATCAGTAGAGTTAACCAAGCAAAAGTGGACACTGTGGTtgttactggggcttccctggtggggtttaatggtaaaggacctgcctgccaatgcaggagacatgggttcgatccctgcgttgtgAAAAATccccaagaggaggaaatggcaacccactccagtattattgcctgggaaatcccatggacagaaggagcctggcaagctaagtcggccacaacttagcaactgagcacacatgcatgtggtTGTTATTGCAGCTGCagcattaaaaaagagaaagaccaatactgcatattaatgcatatacgtGAACTCTAGAAAGATGAACTGATGATTCTATGTGCAGGGcggcaaaggagacacagacacaaagaatagactttgggactcagtgggagaaggagagggtgtgatgatttgagagactagcattgaaccAACCAtgtgcattaccatatgtaaaatagataaacagtgtgagtttgatgcatgaagcaaggcactcaaagccggtgctctgggacaacctagaagGATAGGGTGTGGAGATAGGTGGAAgaagggttcaggatggggctgctgtatgtatgcctatggccggTTCATATTGATCTGTAGCAGAAACCATCAccttattataaagtaattatcctccaattaaaataaatacattaaaatttttaaaaagcattaaaagaGTCTCAGTGACACTTGAGAGTCAGCtcaggaacattttaaaaatatgaatttcaggGATCGCTTCAGACTGACAACATCAGAATCCCTAGAGCTGGATGCCAGACCAAGCTCCAGGGGAGCAGTGAACCAGTAGCCTCCCAAGGTCCCTCCCATGATTCTAAGGTTTCAATCAGATAGAGTTCTCAAACAAAAATCCTCACACTGTCAGTCTGTGTCCACATCAGCAAAGTTCCCAACAATGAAGTATCCTGTGTGGGAACCAGAAGCCAGATGTCCACCTGAGAACACCAGGCCACAGGACGCTTCTCTTCCCATTCACTCAGCCCAGCTCTCCACTCTCAGCACACAGGCTCTCGAGGCAGAAAAGCTCAAGGAAGGAAGCAAGGATTAGAAACTGGTGAGGGTAGAATTTAAAAGAGTATTGCCCTCAGCCCTGTCAATGTCACTTTATGTTTATATAACAGATTTAGCTTCACCAACTCAGGGGCTATATAGTTTGTTTAAGACTCATAAGGTATAATATTAGTATCCCCAATTACAGCCATACACATTCCATATGTGTGTTTCTCTGTGACTGGACTTGTTCCTTTTTTCTATCTGTTTAGAAAGACCAGGACCTTTTGGAAAATTGTATTTCACTGTGCTTCCTAAGTTACCTACTGGTTCACCGTGAGATATTGAGTAATGATAACTAGGGTTCTATAAccgaaaaataaatttcatatttaatatagttTAGGTCAAGGCCCTGGGCTCTGCATTCTGAATGCCTAGGATAGGAGTATAGTTCCTTcacttagctgtgtgaccttgaccagATTCCttactctctgtgcctcagatgCCACTCTGTACAGAGGGAAAAATAATACTAATcatcgtggtggtggtggtggtttagtctttAACTCTGGCtcttgtgatcccaaggactatatcccaccgggctcctctgtccatggaattctccaggcaagaatgctggagtgggttgccatttccttcttcaggggatcttccctagccaaggatcaaacccagggtctcctgcattgcaggcagattctttaccagctgagccaccagggaagcccaatatatgtCAGATGCTTATCACTGTGCAGACTGGGCTCGTGGCTTTCATGGCCTGGAGGGGAGGCGAGTATGGTCGCCCACACCCTTCCCTGAATCTGCCCCTCTTTCATGGAGGAACAAGGGAGGAGAGACACTTTCCTAAGTCAGTGCCCCCTGGGGAGCCTGCTGTGTTCCCCATGGTTGTTTGAAGCTCGTGCCATGCTCTCTTTGCCCCATACTTTGGCAGTGCCCAGAATGTTTGCGTCTCCATCTCATTTCCACTCTGTGGCCCCAGTTCTGGGCCCTGTGGCTAAGGGAGTGGTCAGGACctatctcctcttcctcctgagaACCAGCCACCTCACCTTGGTTTGCCTGGCTGTACCTCCATGCCCTCCTTCCCAGGCTCTTATCCCATCAACCTGACATACCCTGGTACCAGTGCCAGGGCCAGATCTACAAGTCAGAGCCAGGCAGACAGCCAACTGGGGAGCCACTCATCACTCAGTGGTAGACACCCCAGATCGACAAGCCATTCTGTGGAgcttattttctggaagagaaaaaatTGAACCTCTGCTCAAAAatacttcagtccttccaaagtcCTTTCTGTCTGTCCTCCTTTATACATAAGTGGCCTGTTGGGACATGGCTGGCTTTAGCAGCTTCCAATTCTGTGAACTTCAAGTGGGAGCTTCATAGAGCCTCAGCTGTGTTCCTTAGAGCATCATGTTTCAAACAAGATAGGACTCCTCCCCACATCCTCATTTTCAATTGATGTATATCAAGCTCCATGGGGCTCATCAAGCTCtcgtctgccaatacaggagatacaggtttgatccctgggtcagaaagatcccctggagaaggaaatggcaacccactccagtatttttgcctggggatcctgtggacagaggagcctgatgggctacagtccatggggttgcaaaagagttggacacaacttagtgactaaacaacaacaacaaaatgtcaaGCCCTGCCTTCCTCAAAAGCAATGCTGGTATGGACCTTTTGCAATTGTGTATGatgcttaaattattttttttttagcctgtcttagagttctccagagaaacagaagaaagagaaggtggagtgagacagacagacagagcaTGTGGGATAgggaaatttattttaaggaatcagCTCATGgagttgtgaaagtgaaagtcactcagtcatgtctgactctttgtgaccccatggattatacagtccatggaattctccaggccagaatactggagtacatagctgttcccttccaggggatcttctcaacccagggttcgaacccaggtctctcacattgcaggtggattctttaccagctgagccaccagggaagccctcatgcaATTGTGGGGGCTGGCAAATCTGAGGTTCACAGCACAGGTCAGCAGGCTGGATGTTCCTGCAAGTTGATGTTGCAGGCTTGAGGCTGAGTAGTTGGAATTCCTTCCTCTTCTGGGGACCTCAGTCTTTTCTCTTAAGGCCTTCATTGATTACGTGATTACCAAGTTATGGAGGGTAATCTGCTCTATGCAAAGTCCACTGATTTAAatgcaagtgaaagttgctcagtcatgtccagctcttgcgaccccacggactgtgcagtccatggaattctccaggccacaatactggagtgggcagcctctaAATCACTTCTAAATagaaaaataccttcacagcaaaaTGTAGACTGGTGTTTGACCTAACAGCTGGGCACCACATCctagtcagctcagttcagttcagtcactcagtcttgtccgactctttgtgaccccatggactgcagcacgccaggcttccctgtccatcaccaactcccggagtttactcaaactcatgtctattaagtcggtgatgccatccaaccatctcatcctctgtcgtccccctctctcaccttcaatctttcccagcatcagggtcgtttcacacgagtcagctcttcgcattaggtgaccaaagtactggagtttcagcttcagcatcagttcttccaatgaatattcaggactgatttcctttaggatggactgactggatctccttgcagtccaagggactgtcaagagtcttctccaacaccacagttcaaaagcatcatttcttcggtgctcagctctctttatagtccaactctcacatccatacatgactactggaaaaaccatagctttgactattgaCATCCTAGTCAAGCTGACACAAACTTTTGTACCCCATCCATGGGTCCAAGCAAAACACCTAGATAATGCTGATAAACGCAACACAGCAGTTGGGTGGAtttaaatatctgtttattttcttacagaTTTTTTAAGTTGGAGCAGCAAAGAATGCGACAAACGCCAACACTTCCTATGCAAGTATCGACCCTAGAGCAAGAATCCAGATCCTGCCAACCCTGGCTCAAggccctttcttcttccttctctgccatGCTGCCTATCTGATCATTGTCTCGAAGAGTAAACATAGCAACTAAGACTGATGAAGCCCTTATTCCACTGACATTTTAAGCTCAGAGGCAGGGATGTCAACATTGGTATGACAGTGTCTTCTAGCTCTAAATATTCACCCCACAATCCCTTTCCATAGTACTCTCCTTTCATCCTCCCCACTTCCACTATCTTTAGCAGATGAGGGGTGCCTCTCCCATTGATGAAAGAGCCAGGTCCTTGGTCATCAGGGATAAAGGTTTGATGGCGAGAGAAGAAATTCAGGAAAAAGTCTGTTACCCTCTTCAGCTTCTGCATTCCTCCACCCTCTCCCTATTGCCCTCACCCACCTTCTCAGCCATCTGCTTATTTTTCCGTTTGTTGTGGAAACATTTACCAGGAAAGGCTCTGCTAGGCAGATATAGACTATAAAATTTCAGggccatttttaaatgaatggttGTTTGCAGAGAAGTTTGTTCTGTTCCAGTTCAGTAGCGATGAGAGTGAGAAGGTGAAATAAGACTCAGAAAACACACCCAAgtgtttcttcatttccttccttccagtaTTTGCTTTCTACCTCCTTAGCATAGCTCCTCCCCAGCTGCAGCCATGATTAGATAGAGGAGAGATGGAGGTGGCACGCTTGGCCAACCTCTAAGCATGAGTGAGTGGGTGGGAGGTTGTTCCATTGTCAGCCCTGCAGCTTGTGAGGGGAGGTGACAGTGCAAGCAGGTGCAGGGGAGCGGACCTGGCCTTGGGTGCTCTTGTCTTTCCGGGTGCTGACAACTCATGTCTTGCTCAAATCTCGTTGCCTTGTGAGGTTTGGGGTGGTGGCTCCAATGCCGAGGAGGTCATTTTTTCCCTCCCTAGGTCAGGAATCTACTTGgcaatgtaaaaacaaaacaatacagacTTGACAGTTACAGAAAAAGTGAATTTGGTGTGATCCCATACCTGTTTCTTAGCAACAAACACGACCAGAGAGGAAAGGACATGTGGCTTGGCCATGAAGTCAGGCTGTGTGGCCACTTGCTTCATCCACACAGCACTGCCGACCAGTGAACACAAAATCTTACATCCCAACCTGAGGATGCTGTCTATCACCTAAACAGGCTAAGTCCAGCTGCCAAGCGTGGactgaaagaagagaggggaaatGAAACAGGGCATCAGCCCGACCCACCTCTCCctgctctccttcctttcttcgcCCTTCCGTCTGTTGCAACCTTGTCACTATTTTGGTTGtcaaagaaaaacatcagaaatgATGTATTGCTCCCCAGAAGCATTAAATAGCTTGTTCACACAAAggataaaatttttaatagagtTCAGACAAATGACAGGCAGATGGGAAAAGGTCATTCTTACAAAACGTATAGTTAGCTTCAGCAAAAAGAAACCACCAACTCCCAGGAGGGTTCTGGGGCAAGTCACTGTCAGGAAATCAAATCAGAGTATCAGATTCCATGATGGAGATGGTAAATAAACAGAGATTACCAGACAGATAGGAGTCATGTAAGAACCTTATTAGATTAAGTACCagaagtgaaataatttaaatgaaaagtggATAACAATCCTCCCAAAAGGTAGAGGTTCTTAGTTTTTTTCTGACTGTGGCACATATGAGAGATAAAAGACACCACGGTTcacctgtgtgtgttagttgctcagttgtgtcagactttttatgaccctgtggactgtagcccaccaggctcctctgtccatgcatttctccaggcaagaatacaggagtgagttaccgttcccttctccaggggatcttcccgacccagagattgaacccaggtctcctgcattgcaggcagattctttaccatctgagccaccagggaaacccatggttTACGTACCTCCTCTAATTCAGTTACACgctccaaagaaaaataatactgccTGATAGCAAAGAAGTagacatgaacaaaataaaaatccaaagagTAAAAACCAGCAGGTACAGCAATGAGAGCAAAGTAAAACCTAACAGTCAttctataaatatatgaaaagtatttaaaatgcatttagaaaGAGTTCCAATGGaaaagcatcaccaacttaaaACATCTTGGTGATATAACAATAACTAAGCCCCCTACCtgaaattgggcttccctagtagcttagACGGTagtttctgcctgcaatgcaagagacccagaatcaatgcctgggttgggaagatctcctggagaaggaaatggcaatccactgcagtattattgcctggagaattccatgggcagaggagcctggcaggctacagtccattgagttgcGAAGAATCAgtcacaactgaacgactaatatatacacacactccctAAAATCACTGAAATGCCAACAATCTGCCTGTATAGGTGCACCGTGCAAGCTTCATTGCCTTCCCACTATCTTATT
This portion of the Cervus canadensis isolate Bull #8, Minnesota chromosome 2, ASM1932006v1, whole genome shotgun sequence genome encodes:
- the REG4 gene encoding regenerating islet-derived protein 4 — encoded protein: MAPKSMWLVFLMSCVASTQVLDAIILRPSCPTGWFYHRSYCYGYFRKLRSWSEAELECQSYGNGAHLASVLSLKEASTIAKYIGAYQRNKPVWIGLQDPQKKHQWQWVDGAVYAYRSLSGKSVGENKYCAVMNAKTNFLSWSSKECDKRQHFLCKYRP